The following proteins are encoded in a genomic region of Astatotilapia calliptera chromosome 22, fAstCal1.2, whole genome shotgun sequence:
- the ints3 gene encoding integrator complex subunit 3, with amino-acid sequence MEPAPAKAKPQGRLLVSTPLDAKDELEERLERCVGIVQALTNGLSEREANDALTANACKGQQQHEEVCLGLFTLVLTEPAQAQRCYRDLALVNRDGMNVVLVKINQILMEKFLKLQDVPRTQLVWLVRELVKSGVMGADGVIMTLLKQIAGGDISTKNLWLAESVLDILLEQKEWVLKSGMLIAMSVYTYLRLIVDHGAPNLLPLRQKEVDFCISMLREKFMDCLIIGRDLVRLLQNVARIPEMELLWRDLLHNPQVLSPQFTGVLQLLTARTSRKFLACRLTPDMETKLLFMTSRVRFGQQKRYQDWFQRQYLSTAESQSLRCDLIRYICGVVHPSNEVLSSDILPRWAIIGWLLTTCTSNVAASNAKLALFYDWLFFNPEKDSIMNIEPAILVMHHSMKPHPAITATLLDFMCRIIPHFFPPLESQVRQGVFNSLNFIMEKRVLAHLAPLFDNPKLDRELRSMLRERFPEFCSPPSPPTEVKMEESVSMEMDNHVLDKEESCYDNTEATFSDDEEEVNNKGKKREFRFHPIKEAVIEEPADITPWLDQLDDTMKEKVQQIQKTSDTETQCEVMQEIVDLILEEDFDTEQMSALASCLAELFKDHFRGEVLPEEITEESLEESVCKPVCLIFRNLVTMQEDNSGFSVLLDMLAELYQKQPKIGYHLLYYLKASKAANGKMMLYESFAQATALGDLHTCLMMDMKACQEDDVRLLCYLTPSIYSEFPDETLRSGELLNMIVAVIDSTQLQELMCHVMMGNLVMFRKDSVLNILIQSLEWETFEQYSTWQLFLAHSIPLETIIPILQHLKYKEHPEALSCLLLQLRREKPSEEMVKMVLSRPCHPEDQFATSILRHWATKYDDTLAENIKAQLIKNNNQPRKRQSLRSSSSKLAQLTLEQILEHMDNLRLSLSNTKNNFFTQTPILQALQHVQASCDEAHKMRFSDLFALAEEYEDSQTKPPKSRRKAPASSPRSRKGVAPPTNNEEESASSSGSEEEDSKPKAPKRKRKGSSAVGSDSD; translated from the exons ATGGAGCCTGCACCGGCGAAAGCGAAGCCGCAGGGCCGGCTCCTGGTATCCACCCCACTGGACGCCAAAGACGAGCTGGAGGAG AGATTGGAGCGCTGTGTTGGAATCGTCCAGGCACTGACCAATGGACTATCAGAGAGGGAGGCCAATGACGCACTCACGGCCAAC GCATGTAAAGGTCAGCAACAGCAtgaggaggtgtgtttgggtCTCTTCACACTGGTCCTCACAGAGCCGGCTCAGGCCCAGAGG TGTTACAGAGACCTGGCACTGGTCAACAGAGATGGGATGAACGTTGTCCTGGTTAAAATCAACCAGATCTTGATGGAGAAGTTCCTGAAACTGCAAGACGTCCCCCGAACACAG CTAGTGTGGCTGGTCAGAGAGCTGGtgaagagtggcgtgatgggaGCTGATGGCGTCATCATGACACTGCTGAAACAGATTGCAG GCGGAGACATCTCCACCAAAAACCTGTGGCTGGCTGAGAGTGTCCTGGATATCCTGCTCGAGCAGAA AGAGTGGGTATTGAAGAGTGGGATGCTCATAGCGATGTCAGTCTACACTTACCTTCGTCTGATTGTGGACCACGGAGCTCCGAACTTGCTGCCTCTGCGCCAGAAAGAAGTGGACTTCTGCATCAGCATGCTGAGGGAGAAG ttcATGGATTGTCTAATCATCGGCAGAGATCTGGTTCGTCTGCTGCAAAATGTTGCTCGGATCCCAGAGATggagctgctgtggagagaccTGCTGCACAATCCTCAAGTCCTGAGCCCTCAGTTCACGGGTGTCCTCCAACTACTGACGGCTCGGACCTCCAGGAAGTTTCTGGCCTGTCGACTCACACCAGACATGGAGACCAAACTACTGTTCATGACCTCCAGG GTGCGTTTTGGGCAGCAGAAACGGTACCAGGACTGGTTTCAGAGACAGTACCTGTCCACAGCAGAGAGCCAATCACTACGCTGTGATCTGATTCGCTACATCTGCGGGGTAGTACATCCATCCAATGAGGTCCTGAGCTCTGATATCCTGCCACGCTGGGCTATTATTGGCTGGCTGCTAACCACTTGCACG TCAAACGTGGCGGCCTCCAATGCTAAGCTGGCTCTCTTTTATGATTGGCTGTTCTTCAACCCTGAGAAGGACAGCATCATGAACATAG AGCCAGCCATTCTGGTGATGCATCACTCCATGAAACCTCATCCTGCCATCACTGCAACGCTGTTGGACTTCATGTGcagg ATCATCCCTCATTTCTTCCCTCCTTTGGAGTCTCAGGTCCGTCAGGGTGTCTTCAACTCGCTAAACTTCATTATGGAAAAGAGGGTCCTGGC TCACCTCGCTCCACTGTTTGATAACCCAAAGCTGGACCGAGAGCTCCGGTCAATGCTCAGAGAAAGATTCCCCGAGTTCTgcagcccaccatcacctcctactgaag TGAAGATGGAGGAGTCTGTTTCCATGGAGATGGACAATCATGTGTTGGACAAGGAGGAGAGTTGCTACGACAACACAGAAGCAACTTTCAGTGACGATGAGGAGGAAGTCAACAACAAAG GAAAAAAGAGGGAGTTCAGATTTCATCCAATCAAAGAGGCTGTGATTGAGGAGCCTGCTGATATCACACCCTGGCTTGACCAATTAGATGACACAATGAAGGAGAAGGTGCAGCAGATTCAGAAGACCAG TGACACAGAGACTCAGTGTGAGGTGATGCAGGAGATTGTGGATCTCATCCTGGAG GAGGACTTTGACACAGAGCAGATGTCAGCTCTGGCTTCCTGTCTGGCCGAACTGTTCAAAGATCATTTCAGAGGAGAAGTCTTGCCGGAGGAGATCACGGAGGA GTCCCTGGAGGAGTCGGTTTGTAAACCCGTTTGTCTGATCTTCAGGAACCTTGTCACCATGCAAGAGGACAACAGCGGTTTCTCAGTTCTGCTAGACATGCTTGCTGAACTTTACCAGAAGCAGCCAAAGATCGGTTATCACCTGCTGTACTACCTGAAGGCTAG TAAAGCAGCAAATGGGAAGATGATGTTGTACGAGTCATTTGCTCAGGCGACGGCACTTGGTGACCTCCACACTTGTCTGATGATGGACATGAAGGCTTGTCAGGAGGACGACGTCCGGCTACTCTGCTACCTCACACCCTCAATTTACTCTGAG TTTCCAGATGAGACGCTGCGGAGTGGCGAGCTTCTCAACATGATCGTCGCCGTTATCGACTCCACACAG ttacAGGAGCTGATGTGTCACGTGATGATGGGGAACCTGGTGATGTTCCGGAAAGATTCTGTGCTCAACATCCTCA TTCAGTCACTCGAGTGGGAGACCTTCGAGCAATATAGCACCTGGCAGCTGTTTCTGGCCCACAGCATTCCCCTGGAAACCATCATCCCCATCTTGCAGCACCTCAAATACAAAG AGCACCCTGAGGCCTTGTCctgcctgctgctgcagcttcgCAGAGAAAA gcccAGCGAAGAGATGGTGAAAATGGTCCTGAGTCGTCCCTGTCACCCAGAAGACCAGTTCGCCACTAGCATCCTGAGACACTGGGCTACCAAATACGACGACACACTGGCAGAAAACATAAAGGCCCAGCTGATCAAGAACAACAACCAACCCCGCAAGAGACAGAG TCTGCGCAGTTCGAGCAGTAAACTGGCTCAGCTGACCCTGGAACAGATCTTGGAGCACATGGACAACCTCAGACTGAGTCTGAGCAACACCAAGAACAACT TCTTCACTCAGACTCCGATACTTCAGGCTCTGCAGCACGTCCAAGCAAGCTGTGATGAGGCCCACAAGATGAG GTTCAGCGATCTGTTCGCCCTGGCGGAGGAATACGAGGACTCTCAGACGAAGCCGCCAAAGTCGCGCCGTAAAGCTCCAGCCTCGTCACCTCGTTCCAGGAAGGGAGTCGCTCCACCCACCAACAATGAGGAAGAAAGTGCATCCAGCAGCGGCTCT gaggaggaggactcaAAGCCCAAAGCTCCAAAGAGGAAACGGAAAGGATCATCAGCTGTTGGCTCTGACAGTGACTGA
- the LOC113014293 gene encoding C2 calcium-dependent domain-containing protein 4A-like has product MSAFKPRSLQTLVLTPEKIPSFFLLPCTPRPYPVFPERTRLLSHHGGDSERPPENPPSPASSPRFHTPLPVIHPHNAAAVSADVDMDLTTRAAMSLCHVPKVTTPYGFRNVLAVSPCTRRRESLFHRNRGDPHTVSDPADLGPGPSPSRRARTASLHPMRTLGLQVIKALQRPAATLKALSPAIQRTTPK; this is encoded by the coding sequence ATGTCGGCCTTTAAGCCTAGATCTTTGCAGACTCTGGTTCTAACCCCGGAGAAGATCCCGAGTTTCTTTCTCCTACCCTGCACGCCGCGGCCTTATCCGGTGTTCCCGGAGCGGACCAGACTACTTTCTCATCATGGTGGTGATAGTGAGCGCCCCCCTGAGAACCCACCTAGCCCTGCATCCTCTCCCAGATTCCACACACCCCTACCAGTCATTCACCCTCACAATGCCGCTGCAGTATCTGCGGACGTAGACATGGACCTGACCACACGTGCAGCTATGTCGCTGTGTCACGTGCCGAAGGTGACCACGCCCTACGGTTTCCGCAATGTGTTGGCTGTGAGCCCCTGCACACGGCGACGGGAGTCCCTGTTTCATCGGAACAGAGGAGACCCCCACACTGTATCTGACCCAGCAGACCTTGGTCCTGGTCCCAGTCCTAGCAGGCGTGCTAGGACTGCATCCCTGCATCCAATGAGGACTCTGGGTCTGCAGGTCATTAAGGCACTCCAGAGACCTGCAGCTACTCTAAAAGCTCTAAGTCCTGCAATCCAAAGGACTACCCCCAAGTGA